Proteins encoded in a region of the Uloborus diversus isolate 005 chromosome 1, Udiv.v.3.1, whole genome shotgun sequence genome:
- the LOC129225219 gene encoding E3 ubiquitin-protein ligase RNF123-like isoform X1, producing MEIPGLETIDHFPILTAVTGILVSLIIDGLPKRNKEKHFNVQNNFDECFSQKKAINALLSEPSFQPSSLDFLLGSTQETPNFKPFSLRDYKEVSKEEIEKVENLIQLLHAKYDIAQQNRGLEEIDDDLVCTICYANPKSARFHPCQHQSCRSCISLHLLSHKECFFCKATIEYVKPLHPEKK from the exons ATGGAAATACCAGGACTTGAAACAATAGATCATTTTCCTATTTTAACAGCCGTTACAGGAATACTCGTTTCGCTCATTATTGATGGTCTGCCTAAAag AAATAAAGAGAAACATTTTAATGTACAGAATAACTTTGATGAATGTTTCAGTcagaagaaagcaataaatgcacttttgtCCGAACCGAGTTTTCAACCTTCTTCTCTGGACTTTTTACTGGGATCCACTCAGGAGACACCCAACTTTAAGCCATTTTCATTACGAGATT ATAAAGAAGTAAgtaaggaagaaattgaaaaagttgaaaatttaatcCAGCTGCTGCATGCAAAATATGATATAGCCCAACAGAATCGTGGCCTAGAAGAAATTGATGATGACTTGGTGTGTACTATATGTTATGCAAATCCTAAATCTGCTCGATTTCATCCTTGCCAACACCAATCTTGCAG GTCCTGTATATCCTTACATCTATTGAGTCATAAAGAATGTTTCTTCTGTAAAGCTACAATTGAATATGTAAAACCTTTGCATCCAGAAAAAAAGTGA
- the LOC129225219 gene encoding E3 ubiquitin-protein ligase RNF123-like isoform X2, protein MEIPGLETIDHFPILTAVTGILVSLIIDGLPKSQKKAINALLSEPSFQPSSLDFLLGSTQETPNFKPFSLRDYKEVSKEEIEKVENLIQLLHAKYDIAQQNRGLEEIDDDLVCTICYANPKSARFHPCQHQSCRSCISLHLLSHKECFFCKATIEYVKPLHPEKK, encoded by the exons ATGGAAATACCAGGACTTGAAACAATAGATCATTTTCCTATTTTAACAGCCGTTACAGGAATACTCGTTTCGCTCATTATTGATGGTCTGCCTAAAag TcagaagaaagcaataaatgcacttttgtCCGAACCGAGTTTTCAACCTTCTTCTCTGGACTTTTTACTGGGATCCACTCAGGAGACACCCAACTTTAAGCCATTTTCATTACGAGATT ATAAAGAAGTAAgtaaggaagaaattgaaaaagttgaaaatttaatcCAGCTGCTGCATGCAAAATATGATATAGCCCAACAGAATCGTGGCCTAGAAGAAATTGATGATGACTTGGTGTGTACTATATGTTATGCAAATCCTAAATCTGCTCGATTTCATCCTTGCCAACACCAATCTTGCAG GTCCTGTATATCCTTACATCTATTGAGTCATAAAGAATGTTTCTTCTGTAAAGCTACAATTGAATATGTAAAACCTTTGCATCCAGAAAAAAAGTGA